The following proteins are co-located in the Halarcobacter sp. genome:
- a CDS encoding tail fiber protein, producing the protein METEKTAFENLLESFTNLLSSDDSSLDQLQEIVDFIKENRQKIENLSVEQINGLQEALDLKVNIADIIDDLTSTLADAPLSANQGRVLNEEIALLQEAIESLRVILTSDDTTLDELQEIVNFIKQNRDDLANLDLSNIAETDTLKHFSKELKDKLESIEEGANKYIHPVSHAATMIEEDTAHRFVTDTQIDTWNNKADIDTNTWRPVSDSVSSTSSSVGASSKAVKTAYDKATSAYNKANNSVVPIGFIMINPTPSIPSGFLECNGAAVSRAAYSALYSKIGTRYGSGNGSTTFNLPDLRGEFIRGYDHGRGVDSGRGLGSFQVDTFKKHSHSVYTLLGSGSGVAGSPIGQVRGNRDTTAVGGNETRPRNIAMMYCIKY; encoded by the coding sequence ATGGAAACAGAAAAAACAGCATTTGAAAACTTACTTGAATCTTTTACAAACCTATTATCAAGTGATGATTCAAGTTTAGATCAACTACAAGAGATAGTTGATTTTATCAAAGAAAACAGACAAAAGATAGAAAATCTATCAGTGGAACAAATCAATGGTTTACAAGAAGCCTTAGATTTAAAAGTAAATATTGCAGATATTATAGATGATTTAACTTCTACTTTAGCAGATGCACCACTTAGTGCAAATCAAGGAAGAGTTTTAAATGAAGAGATTGCTCTTTTACAAGAAGCAATTGAATCTTTAAGAGTAATTCTAACAAGTGATGATACAACTTTAGATGAGTTACAAGAGATTGTAAATTTTATCAAACAAAATAGAGATGATTTAGCAAACCTTGATTTAAGTAATATCGCTGAAACTGATACTTTAAAACACTTTAGTAAAGAGTTAAAAGATAAACTAGAATCAATTGAAGAGGGTGCAAATAAATATATTCATCCAGTATCACACGCTGCAACAATGATTGAAGAAGATACAGCACATAGATTTGTAACAGATACTCAAATAGATACTTGGAATAATAAAGCAGACATAGATACAAATACTTGGAGACCTGTAAGTGATAGTGTATCAAGTACAAGTTCTAGTGTAGGTGCAAGTTCAAAAGCTGTAAAAACTGCTTATGATAAAGCTACTAGTGCCTATAACAAAGCAAATAATTCTGTTGTTCCAATAGGATTTATAATGATTAATCCTACTCCTTCTATTCCAAGTGGATTTTTAGAATGTAATGGGGCAGCGGTATCAAGAGCTGCATATTCTGCATTGTATTCAAAAATAGGTACAAGATATGGATCAGGAAATGGAAGTACAACTTTTAATTTACCAGATTTAAGGGGTGAATTTATAAGAGGATATGACCATGGTAGAGGTGTAGATTCAGGGCGTGGACTTGGAAGTTTTCAAGTTGATACCTTTAAAAAGCATTCTCATAGTGTATATACATTACTTGGTTCAGGTTCAGGTGTAGCAGGTAGTCCTATAGGACAGGTTAGAGGAAATAGAGATACAACTGCTGTTGGTGGAAATGAAACAAGACCAAGAAATATAGCAATGATGTATTGTATTAAATATTAG
- a CDS encoding S24 family peptidase codes for MQFSNNLKFYRNQVGLSQGVLAQKVEAITGKKTTYENIKSWENGTNVKISDIYALAEALNIPEQLLFDNSQRTLKKISKYQTVQANSEDFIFNNSFEDDSYTLEIYNGAVGAGSEGVIEENNAKKIRVSKAFVLDANIKPDNLMLFKVVGDSMEPTISMNDWVIIDMANGRCFYEVDGIYLVNIDDTIQIKRLHFRGTKGIDIISDNKEFPKLNSINDCDRVTVIGKLYTHIKIGSGLALK; via the coding sequence ATGCAATTTAGTAATAACCTTAAATTTTATAGAAACCAAGTAGGTCTATCTCAAGGGGTTTTAGCCCAAAAAGTTGAAGCAATTACTGGGAAAAAAACAACCTATGAAAATATAAAATCATGGGAAAATGGAACAAATGTTAAAATAAGTGATATATATGCCCTTGCAGAGGCTTTAAATATTCCCGAGCAACTTCTTTTTGACAATTCCCAAAGAACATTAAAAAAAATATCAAAATATCAAACAGTACAAGCAAATAGTGAAGATTTTATATTTAACAACTCTTTTGAAGATGATAGTTATACCTTAGAGATATATAATGGAGCTGTTGGAGCAGGAAGTGAAGGTGTAATAGAGGAAAACAATGCAAAAAAAATAAGAGTTAGTAAAGCTTTTGTTTTAGATGCAAATATAAAACCTGACAATCTTATGTTATTTAAAGTAGTAGGGGATAGTATGGAACCTACTATTAGTATGAATGATTGGGTTATTATCGATATGGCAAATGGAAGGTGCTTTTATGAGGTTGATGGTATATATCTTGTAAATATTGATGATACTATTCAAATAAAAAGATTACATTTTAGAGGAACTAAAGGAATAGACATAATTTCTGATAATAAAGAGTTTCCTAAACTAAATAGTATAAATGATTGTGATAGAGTAACTGTAATAGGAAAATTATACACTCATATAAAAATTGGATCGGGGTTAGCATTAAAATAA